A window of Sphingobacterium sp. SRCM116780 contains these coding sequences:
- a CDS encoding DUF2071 domain-containing protein gives MKIPNIHGFIERRMLINYTVDPMYIERILPLPFRPKLYQGKAIVGICLIRLKNIKPKGFPSFPGVNSENAAHRITVEWDENGETKEGVYIPRRDTSLKLNALVGGKLFPGKHHLAKFNVAEKDGCYHLDFKSSDNTSILVDAKITDKLNKNSIFENLDNVSSFFKKGAIGYSPNGRDFDGLKLETYQWQIKPLHVEQIKSSFFENRDLFPEGTIQFDNAILMENIEHEWKSLESIAYCPK, from the coding sequence ATGAAAATACCGAACATCCATGGATTTATCGAGAGGCGTATGCTCATCAACTATACCGTTGATCCCATGTATATAGAAAGGATCTTGCCTCTACCCTTTCGCCCCAAATTGTATCAGGGTAAAGCCATCGTAGGCATATGTCTTATTCGTCTGAAAAATATCAAACCTAAGGGTTTTCCAAGTTTTCCAGGCGTGAATTCGGAAAATGCAGCGCATAGAATTACAGTAGAATGGGACGAAAATGGAGAAACAAAAGAAGGTGTGTACATTCCTAGGAGAGATACTTCTTTAAAACTAAATGCATTAGTGGGAGGAAAGCTCTTTCCAGGGAAGCATCATTTAGCAAAATTTAATGTAGCTGAAAAAGATGGATGCTATCATTTGGACTTTAAAAGTTCCGACAATACCAGCATCTTAGTTGACGCAAAGATAACGGACAAGTTAAATAAGAATTCGATATTTGAAAACTTGGATAATGTATCTTCATTCTTTAAAAAGGGGGCCATTGGCTATTCACCAAATGGCAGAGACTTTGATGGTCTCAAGCTAGAAACTTACCAATGGCAAATAAAACCACTCCATGTGGAACAAATAAAATCTAGTTTTTTTGAAAATCGGGACTTATTTCCTGAAGGTACCATTCAATTCGATAATGCTATACTCATGGAAAATATTGAACATGAATGGAAATCTTTAGAATCTATTGCATACTGTCCAAAATAG
- a CDS encoding nuclear transport factor 2 family protein has protein sequence MKTLVKTFTAAALIVVSTCTMAAEKPEKGIVNLSTADFAIDNYVAVMTEGQSVGVEQLFASDFNQKVQTENAKTNSRSEVINFLKRQKGEKLNCKTTTTIIEESADYMLAKVTMQFEGFTKTDLVTLINEGGNWKVSKSINSYK, from the coding sequence ATGAAAACTTTAGTAAAAACATTCACAGCAGCAGCCTTGATCGTAGTATCTACATGTACAATGGCAGCAGAAAAACCAGAGAAAGGAATTGTTAATCTTTCTACAGCAGACTTCGCTATTGATAATTACGTCGCGGTTATGACCGAAGGACAATCCGTAGGAGTAGAGCAATTGTTTGCTTCCGATTTCAACCAAAAAGTACAAACAGAAAATGCAAAGACTAATAGCCGTTCAGAAGTGATCAACTTCTTGAAAAGACAAAAAGGAGAGAAGCTGAACTGTAAAACAACCACAACGATCATCGAAGAATCTGCAGATTATATGCTAGCTAAAGTAACCATGCAGTTTGAAGGTTTCACCAAAACAGATCTTGTAACGTTGATTAATGAAGGTGGAAACTGGAAGGTGTCTAAATCTATTAATTCCTATAAGTAG